TCAGGAAAAAGGAGGCCAAGCGGCGCGCTTGGGCCACGGTGAATAAACTCAGTGGCGGAGGCAAGAAAAGCGGCTCCGGCCGCAAACAAAGAAAATCCACGGGCAAGCGGTAGCGTCAGCAAGCCAAAGAAAGTGACAAAAATAACCGCCGCCGACCGTCCCGGAAGATTGTTCCCTTCAGGCCAAATTTTCCAGCCCCGGGTTAACGACGCAGGAGCCTGCCTGGGGGGCCGATTATCAAGCCACAATCCCGTCGGGAGTGCGTATTCAAAATCCTCCAGCCCAAGGCAGCCCTCGCGTTGCTCGGGCTCCCTTGGGCTGGAGGGCTAAACCCCGTTGGGAGTTTTTCTTTGCGACATTTTAGTCATGACCGGGCACTAGCAGCCGCAGTCGCGCAGGACGCTTACTATTTCGTCCCGCTCGGCGCCTGTCCGTTTCTGGATGCGGCCGATAAGTTCATCTTCCTGTCCGTCGACATATTTCAGGTCGTCGTCAGTCAGCGAGGCGTAAGCCTGCTTGAGTTTGCCTTTGGCCACGTTCCAGTTCCCTTTCATATTTAGTTGCTGAGTATTCACGGGATCAGTCTCCTGTTTTGAATATTAAACGTTCGCGGCGGCATGCCGCGGTATCGTTTGCACAGAAGGACAATAAGCCGTCCGGCGTCGCGTCGAAATGGGGCGCAATGCTGCTCGCCGGATGGGGGACCGCCCCCATGGCGCGCCGCGCGCTCACACGGTGCTGAATGCGCCGGCAATCAGCGCGATGATAAACAACACTATAAAAACAAAAAATAAAATCCTCGCCACGCCATAGGCGACGCCCGCGACACCTTGAAAACCCA
This genomic stretch from Termitidicoccus mucosus harbors:
- a CDS encoding DUF1328 domain-containing protein, which codes for MLYYAVIFLVIALIAAALGFQGVAGVAYGVARILFFVFIVLFIIALIAGAFSTV
- a CDS encoding CsbD family protein, which produces MKGNWNVAKGKLKQAYASLTDDDLKYVDGQEDELIGRIQKRTGAERDEIVSVLRDCGC